Proteins encoded by one window of Pseudomonas sp. LS44:
- a CDS encoding ferredoxin--NADP reductase has protein sequence MSTPDYLTVRVARVIEETFDSRSLEFELPAELVERFSYRPGQFLTLRVPFEGGWLPRCYSLSSTPLLEEPLRVTVKRVRDGRASNWLCDAVQAGDSLQVLEPAGIFVPRNLDTDLLLFGGGSGVTPVLSILRSALLAGSGRILLIYANRDEASVIFRDELKALASEHPQRLQVIHWLDSVQGIPAVAQLAELARPFAAAEAFICGPGPFMDAAVSALNSLDMPHARVHVERFVSLPEEGSIAEHAPVDTTQVSSQLSVRLDGEEFEMPCAEGETILEAMKRAGLKPPSSCLVGSCATCMCTVESGAVEMLRNEALDQDEINEGWTLACQSLARSEHLRVRFPE, from the coding sequence ATGAGCACTCCTGACTATCTCACCGTACGCGTGGCGCGGGTGATCGAAGAAACCTTCGACAGCCGTTCGCTGGAGTTCGAGCTGCCGGCTGAGCTGGTCGAACGTTTTAGCTACCGGCCGGGACAGTTCCTGACCCTGCGCGTGCCGTTCGAAGGCGGTTGGTTGCCGCGCTGCTATTCGCTGTCGAGCACGCCGTTGCTCGAAGAGCCGCTGCGGGTCACCGTCAAGCGGGTGCGTGACGGACGGGCCTCGAACTGGTTGTGCGACGCGGTGCAGGCCGGTGACAGCCTGCAAGTGCTGGAGCCGGCCGGGATCTTCGTGCCGCGTAATCTGGACACCGACCTGCTGCTGTTCGGCGGCGGCAGCGGGGTCACGCCGGTGCTGTCGATCCTGCGTTCGGCCTTGCTGGCCGGCAGCGGGCGCATCCTGCTGATCTACGCCAACCGCGACGAAGCCTCGGTGATCTTCCGTGATGAGCTCAAGGCCCTGGCCAGCGAGCACCCGCAGCGTTTGCAGGTGATCCACTGGCTGGACTCGGTGCAGGGCATCCCGGCGGTCGCCCAGCTGGCCGAGCTGGCTCGCCCGTTCGCGGCGGCCGAAGCCTTCATCTGCGGCCCCGGGCCGTTCATGGATGCGGCGGTCAGTGCGCTGAACAGCCTCGACATGCCGCATGCGCGGGTGCATGTCGAACGCTTCGTGTCCCTGCCGGAAGAGGGTTCGATAGCGGAGCATGCGCCGGTCGATACCACCCAGGTGAGCAGCCAGTTGTCGGTGCGCCTGGACGGTGAAGAGTTCGAGATGCCCTGCGCCGAAGGCGAAACCATTCTCGAGGCCATGAAGCGCGCCGGCCTGAAACCGCCGAGTTCGTGCCTGGTCGGCTCCTGCGCGACCTGCATGTGCACGGTCGAAAGCGGCGCGGTGGAAATGCTCCGCAACGAAGCCCTCGACCAGGACGAAATTAATGAAGGCTGGACCCTGGCGTGCCAGTCGCTGGCCCGTAGTGAGCACCTGCGGGTGCGCTTCCCTGAATGA
- a CDS encoding SDR family oxidoreductase — translation MAGRVQGKVALVTGGASGVGRETVLLLAREGAQVLISDINVEAGQALVAEIGGAASFIRHDAASEADWNAVIEALRARYGRLDILVNNAGILLKGSIEDASLDDWHRLQRINSDSVFLGCRAGIALMKEGAGGSIINISSLAALAGKDDYAAYSASKGSVAALTRSVAAHCRRSKYRIRCNSLHPDGVLTPMTNAQYPAGMDPSKFTIDIDPMNRMCLPEDVAASVLYLASDDSRAINGVELRVDSGQFVMSI, via the coding sequence ATGGCAGGACGAGTTCAAGGCAAGGTGGCGCTGGTCACCGGTGGCGCCAGTGGCGTCGGACGCGAGACTGTGCTGCTGCTGGCGCGTGAAGGCGCGCAGGTGCTGATCAGCGACATCAATGTCGAAGCCGGCCAGGCGCTGGTCGCCGAGATCGGCGGCGCGGCGAGCTTCATTCGCCATGATGCGGCCAGCGAGGCGGATTGGAACGCGGTCATCGAGGCCCTGCGCGCGCGTTACGGGCGCCTCGATATCCTGGTCAACAACGCCGGCATCCTGCTCAAGGGCTCCATCGAGGATGCCAGCCTGGACGACTGGCATCGCCTGCAGCGGATCAACTCCGACAGCGTGTTTCTCGGCTGCCGTGCCGGTATCGCGCTGATGAAGGAAGGCGCGGGCGGCTCGATTATCAACATCTCGTCCCTGGCGGCCCTGGCCGGCAAGGATGACTACGCCGCCTACAGCGCCTCCAAAGGTTCGGTGGCGGCCCTGACCCGCTCGGTCGCGGCCCATTGCCGGCGCAGCAAGTACCGCATCCGCTGCAACTCGCTGCACCCGGACGGCGTGCTGACGCCGATGACCAATGCCCAGTATCCGGCGGGCATGGACCCGAGCAAATTCACCATCGACATCGACCCGATGAACCGCATGTGCCTGCCGGAAGACGTGGCCGCCAGCGTGCTGTACCTCGCCAGCGACGATTCGCGGGCGATCAACGGGGTCGAGCTGCGTGTCGACAGTGGCCAGTTTGTGATGAGTATCTGA
- a CDS encoding FAD-binding protein translates to MPSPVRTTCTDIQPALRVADADALQWDDSCDVLVIGWGAAGACAALEARANGADVLVADRFTGGGASAKSGGVVYAGGGTRHQQAAGFSDTPEAMFDYLKHETEGVISDQTLQRFCADSVANLAWLESHGAPYAHSMPPGGGKTSYPSDGYFLYYSGNELVPSHTDSLPPAPRGHRTVGKGQGGAVLYAHLKAACLRNGVRTQLQAAARRLVLDADGRVLGAELWCLPAGSQQAQLHAKLAARAERLQNFAPGYCDSLRRRVSQLERDFAKPRLIRAQRGVILSTGGFIFNREMLAEHAPKFRRNFKVGATGCDGSGVRLGLSAGAVSDRLERVSAWRFLNPPLCWPKGIVVNTRGQRFVNEEVYGATLGQPLCEEQGGKAWLVLDARLRKQAIKQALFGGYWWFQSVPALALMLLGVRKGQSIEQLAGATGMRADVLRSSLQAYNAAARGEAEDAFGKSPKSRQVLDQGPFYACDISVDNKAFPLGALTLGGLKVDEDSGALLDSNGQPIPGLFAAGRTAIGIPSHLYISGLSLADCVFSGRRAGQAVAASAVPIAAEALAPAY, encoded by the coding sequence ATGCCATCTCCAGTCCGTACCACCTGCACCGATATCCAGCCCGCGCTGCGGGTTGCCGACGCCGATGCGCTGCAATGGGATGACAGTTGCGATGTCCTGGTGATCGGCTGGGGCGCGGCGGGAGCCTGCGCCGCCCTCGAAGCCCGCGCCAATGGCGCCGACGTGCTGGTGGCCGATCGGTTCACCGGCGGCGGCGCCAGCGCCAAGAGTGGTGGCGTGGTCTACGCCGGCGGCGGCACCCGGCACCAGCAGGCGGCCGGTTTCAGCGACACGCCCGAGGCGATGTTCGATTACCTCAAGCACGAAACCGAGGGCGTGATCAGCGACCAGACCCTGCAGCGCTTTTGCGCCGACAGCGTGGCCAACCTGGCCTGGCTGGAAAGTCACGGCGCCCCTTATGCCCACAGCATGCCACCGGGCGGCGGCAAGACCTCCTATCCGTCGGATGGCTACTTCCTCTACTACTCGGGCAACGAGCTGGTGCCCTCGCACACCGACAGCCTGCCGCCCGCTCCGCGCGGTCACCGCACGGTCGGCAAGGGCCAGGGCGGCGCGGTGCTGTATGCGCACCTCAAGGCCGCCTGCCTGCGTAACGGCGTGCGTACCCAGTTGCAAGCGGCGGCCCGGCGGCTGGTGCTCGACGCCGATGGGCGGGTGCTGGGCGCCGAACTCTGGTGCCTGCCGGCCGGCAGTCAGCAGGCGCAGCTGCACGCCAAGCTGGCGGCGCGCGCCGAGCGCCTGCAGAACTTCGCCCCGGGTTATTGCGACAGCCTGCGGCGTCGGGTCAGCCAGCTTGAGCGCGACTTCGCCAAGCCACGGCTGATCCGTGCCCAGCGTGGGGTGATCCTCAGCACCGGCGGCTTTATCTTCAATCGCGAGATGCTCGCCGAGCATGCGCCGAAATTCCGCCGCAACTTCAAGGTCGGCGCCACCGGTTGCGATGGCAGCGGCGTGCGCCTGGGGCTGAGCGCCGGGGCGGTGAGTGATCGCCTGGAGCGCGTGTCGGCCTGGCGTTTTCTCAACCCGCCGCTGTGCTGGCCGAAAGGCATTGTGGTCAACACCCGTGGCCAGCGCTTCGTCAACGAAGAGGTCTACGGCGCGACGCTGGGCCAGCCGCTGTGCGAAGAGCAGGGCGGCAAGGCCTGGCTGGTGCTGGATGCGCGGCTGCGCAAGCAGGCGATCAAGCAGGCGCTGTTCGGCGGTTACTGGTGGTTCCAGAGCGTGCCCGCGCTGGCCTTGATGCTGCTGGGGGTGCGCAAGGGCCAAAGCATCGAGCAACTGGCCGGCGCCACCGGGATGCGCGCCGATGTGCTGCGCAGCTCGTTGCAGGCCTATAACGCCGCGGCGCGTGGCGAGGCGGAGGACGCCTTCGGCAAATCGCCCAAGAGCCGGCAGGTGCTCGATCAGGGGCCGTTCTACGCCTGCGACATTTCGGTCGATAACAAGGCGTTCCCACTGGGGGCGCTGACCCTCGGCGGGCTCAAGGTCGATGAAGACAGCGGCGCCTTGCTGGACAGCAACGGCCAGCCGATTCCCGGCCTGTTCGCCGCCGGGCGCACGGCCATTGGCATTCCTTCACATCTGTATATCAGTGGCCTGTCGCTGGCCGACTGCGTGTTTTCCGGGCGGCGCGCCGGGCAGGCCGTGGCCGCCTCCGCAGTGCCGATCGCAGCCGAAGCGCTGGCGCCGGCGTACTAA
- a CDS encoding FAD-dependent oxidoreductase: MTAQVQSQTSYDVIVVGSGAGAMTSALFAADQGLSVLIVEKSDKYGGTSAISGGGIWIPNNHYFAEKGGKDSFDLALQYLKAATGEHGDEVRLRAYLNNAPQMIRALEDNSRVRYAVAEKYPDYYQQLPGSLPGGRSLDPELFDTSLLGDELDNLRKPSPSTLLMGCIAWTARHAHKVMSREFGWRLLIVGLMVRYKLDFKWRRKSKIDRRASLGSSLVASLRRSLMDRNVPLWLNTDFRELLTEQGRVTGVRVQQGGQELELHARRGVIFGSGGFEQNQELREKYLPQPTRREWSATPPGNNTGAALEAGMALGAATSLLDWAWWAPTIAVPGEDKPRGIFAERAFPGAIVVNGLGRRFVNEAAPYLEFVDAMYRDNQSSGGKSTPAWVIFDGHFRFHYAMGPLMPAQVAPDSRLRKAWLNSVYWKADSLAELAGQIGVDAAGLESTVQTVNEYARTGVDVEFGRGGNVFDRYYGDSNVKPNPCLAPLKKGPYYAMRLDAGDIGTKGGLLTNEHAQVVSEDGQPIAGLYAIGNCSASVMGTSYPGAGGTLGPAMTFGYIAANHIAGNP; the protein is encoded by the coding sequence ATGACGGCTCAAGTTCAGTCTCAGACCAGCTACGACGTGATCGTCGTCGGCTCCGGCGCAGGTGCGATGACTTCGGCGCTATTCGCCGCCGATCAGGGTCTTTCCGTGCTGATTGTCGAAAAAAGCGACAAATACGGCGGTACCTCGGCGATTTCCGGCGGTGGTATCTGGATTCCCAATAACCACTATTTCGCCGAGAAGGGCGGCAAGGACAGTTTCGATCTGGCCCTGCAGTACCTCAAGGCCGCGACCGGCGAGCACGGCGATGAAGTGCGTCTGCGGGCCTACCTGAACAACGCTCCGCAGATGATTCGCGCGCTGGAAGACAACAGCCGGGTGCGTTATGCCGTGGCGGAAAAGTATCCGGACTATTACCAGCAGCTGCCGGGCTCGCTGCCGGGCGGCCGCTCGCTGGACCCCGAGCTGTTCGACACCAGCCTGCTCGGCGATGAACTGGACAACCTGCGCAAGCCTTCGCCTTCGACCCTGTTGATGGGCTGCATCGCCTGGACCGCCCGGCATGCGCACAAGGTCATGTCCCGCGAGTTCGGCTGGCGCCTGCTGATTGTCGGGTTGATGGTGCGCTACAAGCTGGACTTCAAGTGGCGGCGCAAGAGCAAGATCGACCGCCGTGCCTCCCTGGGCAGCTCGCTGGTGGCCTCGCTGCGCCGCTCCCTGATGGACCGCAACGTGCCGCTGTGGCTGAACACCGATTTCCGTGAGCTGCTCACCGAACAGGGCCGGGTCACTGGCGTGCGGGTGCAGCAGGGCGGCCAGGAGCTGGAACTGCACGCCCGCCGTGGGGTGATTTTCGGCTCCGGCGGCTTCGAACAGAATCAAGAACTGCGCGAGAAGTACTTGCCGCAGCCGACCCGTCGCGAGTGGAGCGCCACGCCGCCGGGCAACAACACCGGTGCGGCGCTGGAAGCCGGCATGGCACTGGGCGCCGCGACGTCGCTGCTGGACTGGGCCTGGTGGGCACCGACCATCGCCGTGCCGGGCGAGGATAAGCCGCGCGGAATCTTCGCCGAGCGCGCCTTCCCCGGCGCCATCGTGGTCAACGGCCTGGGTCGGCGCTTCGTCAACGAAGCCGCGCCGTACCTGGAGTTCGTCGACGCCATGTACCGCGACAACCAGAGCAGCGGCGGCAAGTCGACCCCGGCCTGGGTGATCTTCGATGGGCATTTCCGTTTCCACTACGCCATGGGCCCGTTGATGCCGGCGCAGGTGGCGCCCGACAGCCGCCTGCGCAAGGCCTGGCTCAACAGCGTGTACTGGAAGGCCGACAGCCTGGCGGAACTGGCCGGGCAGATCGGCGTCGATGCCGCTGGGCTGGAGAGCACCGTGCAGACCGTCAATGAATACGCCCGCACCGGGGTCGATGTGGAGTTCGGCCGCGGCGGCAACGTGTTCGACCGCTACTACGGCGACAGCAATGTCAAACCCAACCCGTGCCTGGCGCCCTTGAAGAAGGGGCCGTATTACGCCATGCGCCTGGACGCCGGCGATATCGGCACCAAGGGTGGCCTGTTGACCAACGAACACGCCCAGGTGGTGAGTGAAGATGGTCAACCGATTGCCGGCCTGTATGCCATCGGCAACTGCTCGGCGTCGGTGATGGGCACCAGCTATCCGGGCGCCGGCGGCACCCTCGGCCCGGCCATGACCTTCGGCTACATCGCCGCCAACCACATTGCCGGCAACCCATAA
- a CDS encoding acyl-CoA dehydrogenase family protein, translating to MDSMREKTRDEIELIERARRMVPALKSRTAQADRDFKVPNETIAELQEAGLLRALQPKAFGGYEVDPRTFFEIQMTLAEGCMSTAWIYGVMGVHPWQLARYPIEAQRDVWGTDHGTLISSTYMPVAKVTPVEGGYRVSGRWGFSSGSEHCQWCFLGGIIPPEGELAAEHGTFLLPRSDYRIEHNWDVLGLRGTGSHDIIVEDVFVPAHRVQRTNNCTLEATPGRLVNTNPIYAIPFAQVFSRAVSTSAIGALQGAINEFCANAAAHIGKHGIKTADDPVAQTTVAEASIIVDSLRLVLDRNYAHLLELAKAGEYPDVETRLLYRYQSSYVTNVCAEKVNELLRCMAASGLYNTNPVARLFRDLHQARGHIANNYMAYSRSLGAVQLGLPNPDPYV from the coding sequence ATGGATAGCATGCGAGAAAAGACTCGGGACGAAATCGAACTGATTGAACGAGCGCGGCGCATGGTGCCGGCACTCAAGAGCCGCACGGCGCAAGCCGATCGCGACTTCAAGGTCCCCAACGAAACGATTGCCGAATTACAAGAGGCGGGCCTGCTGCGCGCCTTGCAGCCGAAGGCGTTTGGCGGCTACGAAGTCGATCCGCGGACCTTCTTCGAAATCCAGATGACCCTCGCCGAGGGTTGCATGTCCACCGCCTGGATCTACGGCGTGATGGGCGTCCACCCGTGGCAGCTGGCGCGCTACCCGATCGAGGCGCAGCGCGATGTCTGGGGGACGGATCACGGGACTCTGATCTCCTCCACCTACATGCCGGTGGCCAAGGTCACGCCGGTGGAAGGTGGCTACCGCGTCAGCGGGCGCTGGGGCTTCTCCAGCGGTAGCGAACACTGCCAGTGGTGCTTCCTGGGCGGCATCATTCCGCCAGAAGGCGAGCTGGCTGCCGAGCACGGTACTTTCCTGCTGCCACGCAGCGACTACCGCATCGAGCACAACTGGGACGTGCTGGGCCTGCGCGGCACCGGCAGCCACGACATCATCGTCGAAGACGTCTTCGTCCCGGCGCACCGCGTGCAGCGCACCAACAACTGCACCCTCGAGGCGACGCCGGGGCGCTTGGTCAACACCAACCCGATCTACGCCATTCCGTTCGCCCAGGTGTTCTCCCGCGCGGTGTCCACGTCGGCCATCGGCGCGCTGCAGGGGGCGATCAACGAGTTCTGCGCCAACGCGGCGGCGCACATCGGCAAGCACGGCATCAAGACCGCCGACGATCCGGTGGCGCAAACCACCGTGGCGGAGGCGTCGATCATCGTCGACAGCCTGCGTCTGGTGCTCGACCGCAACTACGCGCACCTGCTCGAACTGGCCAAGGCCGGGGAATATCCGGATGTGGAAACCCGTCTGCTGTATCGCTACCAGTCGTCCTATGTGACCAACGTCTGTGCCGAGAAGGTCAACGAACTGCTGCGCTGCATGGCGGCCTCCGGCCTGTACAACACCAATCCGGTAGCGCGACTGTTCCGCGACCTGCACCAGGCGCGCGGGCACATCGCCAACAACTACATGGCCTACAGCCGCAGCCTCGGCGCGGTGCAATTGGGCCTGCCCAACCCGGATCCTTACGTGTGA
- a CDS encoding amidase, with amino-acid sequence MPPVDEIAAASSESATPAGWPRRQVLKAGAVALGAGLFGRFADATASAGLSASDYLGLDAWAMAKGLQAGQFSAEDLLAAAMARCDAVNPQLGAVNMRHDDYARALLLARRSAGTSAKGALAGVPILLKDLSTYLTGTVTSNGSRLFKDTPPAKFTSTLVARYEAAGAVVFGKTASPEFGLTTTTESQLWGQTRNPWNLAMSAGGSSGGAASAVAAGIVPVGHATDGGGSIRIPASYCGLVGLKPSRYRIPSGPGRFEGSFGASVGNVVSRSVRDTALFLDAGQGHEPGSPYWAQPLVRPYVEELGRELGRLRVALVRESLTGAPLDPAIAKVLEETVKQLLSLGHEVEELRLPIDPRQLFGAHGEALGAAVLTMVHDREQALGRSLRPDELEIVTHTVLSNATKVTGEGLYRARQSFEAISATMEQQFERYDVILSPVTASLTPALGQLALNQPYESYAQKAMGSAGFTVLANVSGQPAISLPLGWSDNGLPVGMMFTARIGAEDLLLRLAGQLEQARPWAARRAVL; translated from the coding sequence ATGCCACCAGTCGACGAGATCGCTGCAGCCTCGTCTGAATCTGCCACGCCAGCTGGCTGGCCGCGCCGCCAGGTGCTCAAGGCCGGCGCCGTGGCGCTCGGGGCCGGATTGTTCGGGCGGTTTGCCGATGCCACGGCCAGCGCCGGGCTCTCGGCCAGCGACTATCTGGGCCTCGACGCCTGGGCCATGGCCAAGGGGCTGCAGGCCGGCCAGTTCAGTGCCGAGGATCTGCTGGCGGCGGCCATGGCGCGCTGCGATGCGGTCAATCCGCAGCTCGGCGCGGTGAATATGCGCCATGACGACTATGCCCGGGCCTTGTTGCTGGCGCGCCGCAGCGCAGGCACTTCGGCCAAGGGCGCATTGGCCGGTGTGCCGATTCTGCTCAAGGATCTCAGTACCTATTTGACCGGCACCGTCACCAGCAATGGCAGTCGGCTGTTCAAGGACACGCCACCGGCGAAGTTCACCAGCACCCTGGTCGCCCGTTACGAGGCGGCCGGCGCAGTCGTCTTCGGCAAGACGGCCAGCCCCGAGTTCGGCCTGACCACCACCACCGAGTCGCAGCTCTGGGGCCAGACCCGCAACCCCTGGAATCTGGCGATGAGTGCCGGCGGTTCCTCCGGTGGCGCGGCTTCGGCCGTGGCGGCGGGCATCGTGCCGGTGGGCCATGCCACCGACGGCGGCGGTTCGATCCGGATTCCGGCGTCCTATTGCGGGCTGGTTGGGCTGAAGCCGAGCCGTTACCGCATCCCCAGCGGCCCCGGGCGCTTCGAGGGTTCGTTCGGCGCCAGCGTCGGTAACGTGGTGTCGCGCAGCGTGCGCGACACGGCGCTGTTTCTCGATGCCGGCCAGGGCCATGAGCCGGGCAGCCCGTATTGGGCTCAGCCGTTGGTGCGCCCTTATGTCGAAGAGTTGGGACGAGAGCTGGGGCGTCTGCGCGTGGCCCTGGTCCGCGAGTCGCTGACCGGCGCGCCGTTGGATCCGGCCATCGCCAAGGTGCTGGAGGAAACTGTGAAGCAGCTGCTCAGCCTCGGTCACGAGGTCGAGGAACTGCGTTTGCCGATCGATCCACGGCAATTGTTCGGCGCCCATGGTGAGGCCCTGGGTGCCGCGGTGCTGACCATGGTGCACGATCGCGAGCAGGCGCTCGGCCGGTCGCTGCGCCCCGATGAGCTGGAAATCGTCACCCACACGGTCCTGAGTAATGCGACGAAAGTCACCGGCGAGGGGTTGTACCGTGCCCGGCAATCGTTCGAGGCGATCAGCGCGACCATGGAGCAACAGTTCGAGCGCTACGACGTGATCCTCTCGCCCGTCACCGCCAGCCTGACCCCGGCGCTGGGCCAGCTGGCCCTCAATCAGCCCTACGAGAGTTATGCACAGAAGGCCATGGGCAGCGCTGGCTTCACCGTATTGGCCAACGTCAGCGGCCAGCCGGCGATTTCGCTACCGCTCGGCTGGAGCGACAACGGCCTGCCGGTCGGCATGATGTTTACCGCGCGGATCGGTGCCGAAGACCTGCTGCTGCGTCTGGCCGGGCAGCTGGAGCAGGCGCGGCCCTGGGCGGCCAGGCGCGCCGTGCTGTAA
- a CDS encoding methyl-accepting chemotaxis protein: MFKTITIAQRLWFWALLASLLFFAAVGFGWYGLQLARDSLRTVHDEHLTALLSFGDIQKRLDDNRRLALLAFQYDPEGPLVVAHDRPVGATLDIIEANNGEIARLWGLYLQRPLGDEEKQAADAFSTHFATWLSELEMAVETMRVADFSTRYVVSFLRLGEPEGEAASKALAKLRAFQEDGIARAYQAAQQRYRLTVTVYLMLAVFGALAGSVTAYSTLRRLKMAFAIASDNLRAIARGDLSNKVAMSGNDEFGRMLADVALMRDNLHGLIAEMRQQVQRLSVEARQLAGTAAHASSAAQEQAAAVGGISSAVEQLSVSINEVENHAGASRRITQESAGRSGESEGFISDMAEEMHGIAAVVTDTAQHVRELEAFSGEISGVLNVINAVAEQTNLLALNAAIEAARAGEQGRGFAVVADEVRLLAQRTASSIAEISSTVTRIQEGTREVVVGMERAVTRVQGGANLAQKAGASVAQIRTGTAQVIRAVDDIGAVLKAQVEATREIAQRVEGVSTGTGELSANAGRSAAAAVDLEHLAESLKQLSERFNIGAGESVVGERVSA, encoded by the coding sequence ATGTTCAAGACGATCACCATTGCCCAGCGCCTGTGGTTCTGGGCGCTGCTTGCTAGTCTGCTGTTCTTCGCCGCCGTTGGTTTCGGCTGGTACGGCCTGCAGCTGGCGCGCGACAGTCTGAGAACGGTTCACGACGAGCACCTGACTGCGTTGCTCAGCTTCGGCGACATTCAGAAGCGTCTGGACGATAACCGGCGCCTGGCGTTGCTGGCCTTTCAGTACGATCCAGAAGGCCCCCTGGTCGTGGCTCACGACCGTCCGGTGGGTGCCACCCTGGACATCATCGAAGCCAATAATGGCGAAATCGCCCGTCTCTGGGGGCTGTACCTGCAGCGCCCACTGGGCGACGAGGAGAAGCAGGCGGCGGACGCCTTCAGTACTCACTTTGCCACCTGGCTAAGCGAGCTGGAGATGGCGGTGGAGACCATGCGCGTCGCCGACTTCAGCACGCGCTATGTGGTGTCCTTCCTGCGCCTGGGCGAGCCCGAGGGCGAAGCGGCCAGCAAGGCCCTGGCCAAGCTGCGGGCATTCCAGGAAGACGGTATCGCGCGCGCCTACCAGGCCGCGCAGCAGCGTTACCGCCTGACGGTGACGGTGTACCTGATGCTGGCGGTGTTCGGCGCGCTGGCCGGCAGCGTAACCGCGTATTCCACCTTGCGGCGCCTGAAGATGGCCTTCGCCATTGCCTCCGACAACTTGCGGGCGATCGCCCGTGGTGACCTGTCGAACAAGGTCGCGATGAGCGGGAACGATGAGTTCGGGCGCATGCTGGCGGATGTCGCCCTGATGCGTGACAACCTGCATGGGTTGATCGCCGAGATGCGCCAGCAGGTGCAACGCCTGAGTGTCGAGGCGCGGCAACTGGCGGGAACGGCCGCGCACGCCTCGTCGGCGGCGCAGGAGCAGGCCGCGGCGGTGGGCGGCATTTCTAGCGCGGTGGAGCAGTTGTCGGTGTCCATCAATGAGGTGGAAAACCATGCCGGTGCCTCGCGGCGGATCACTCAGGAATCCGCCGGCCGCTCCGGCGAGAGCGAGGGTTTCATCAGCGACATGGCCGAGGAGATGCACGGCATCGCTGCGGTGGTCACCGATACCGCGCAGCATGTCCGCGAGCTGGAGGCGTTTTCCGGGGAAATCAGCGGCGTGCTAAATGTCATCAATGCGGTGGCCGAGCAGACCAATTTGTTGGCCTTGAACGCCGCCATCGAGGCGGCCCGCGCCGGCGAGCAGGGTCGTGGTTTCGCCGTGGTGGCCGACGAGGTGCGCCTGCTGGCGCAGCGTACCGCCAGTTCGATTGCCGAGATCAGTTCGACTGTGACGCGGATACAGGAGGGCACCCGTGAGGTGGTGGTCGGTATGGAGCGGGCGGTCACGCGAGTGCAGGGCGGTGCCAACCTGGCGCAGAAGGCCGGCGCTTCGGTCGCGCAAATCCGTACCGGCACCGCACAGGTGATCCGCGCGGTGGACGATATCGGCGCGGTGCTCAAGGCCCAGGTGGAGGCGACCCGTGAGATCGCCCAGCGGGTCGAGGGGGTATCGACGGGCACCGGCGAATTGTCGGCCAATGCCGGCCGTAGCGCGGCGGCGGCGGTTGACCTGGAGCACTTGGCCGAGAGCCTGAAACAGCTTTCCGAACGCTTCAATATCGGCGCTGGAGAAAGCGTCGTAGGTGAGCGCGTGAGCGCTTAG